TGAGCAAGACAAGCATGCAGATGGGCCTGGATTTCACTCTGGTCGCCGAAGTCGAAGAACTGGTCGCCGGTGTCGATGAAGTCGGTCGTGGTCCGTTGTGCGGTGCCGTGGTCACGGCGGCGGTGATCCTCGATCCGAATCGGCCGATCCTGGGCCTCAACGACTCGAAAAAACTCACTGAAGCCAAGCGTGAAAAGCTCTACGACGAGATCATCGAGAAATCCCTGAGCTGGTGCATCGCTCGCGCCGAAGTCGAAGAAATCGACGAGCTCAACATTCTCCACGCGACCATGCTGGCCATGCAGCGTGCAGTGGCCGGCCTGCACATTCAGCCGAAGCTGGCGATGATCGACGGCAACCGCTGCCCGCAATTGCCGATGCGTGCCGAAGCGGTCGTGCAGGGCGACGGCAAGGTTCCAGCCATCGCTGCCGCATCGATTCTGGCCAAAGTCAGCCGCGATCGCGAAATGGCCGCCTTCGAATTGATCTACCCGGGTTACGGCATCGGTGGCCATAAAGGCTACCCGACGCCCGTTCATCTGGAAGCGTTGGTGCGTCTTGGCCCGACGCCGATTCACCGGCGCTCGTTCGCCCCGGTGCGTCAGGCTTATGAAGCGCTCGAAGGCCTGACACAGGTTTAGTCGCAAGGCTGATGTTTTGTTCGAGGCCCGGTACAATCCGGGCCTTGTTGTCTCTATGTAACTGGACAGGATCACTATGCCGGCTTCATTCGTTCATCTACGCCTGCACACTGAATACTCCCTGGTCGATGGGCTGGTGCGGATCAAGCCACTGGTCAAGGCGCTGACGGCCATGAACATGCCGGCGGTCGCGGTCACCGACCAGAACAACATGTGTTCTCTGGTCAAATTCTATAAAAACACCATGGGCGCAGGCATCAAGCCGATCTGCGGCGCCGACCTGTGGCTGTCGAACAAGGATCCGGACGCACCGCTGAGCCGGCTCAGCCTGTTGGTGATGAACGCCAAGGGCTATCGCAACCTCACCGAGCTGATCTCGCGCGGATTCATCGAAGGCCAGCGCAACGGCATGATCATTGTCGAGCGTGAATGGGTTGCTGAAGCCAACGAAGGCTTGATCATGCTGTCCGCCGCCAAAGAAGGCGAGATCGGCATGGCCATGATTGGCGGCAACCCGGCAGAAGCCGAAGTGCTGGCGCGGGAATGGATGGCGGTGTTCCCGGATCGCTTCTATCTGGAAATCCAGCGCACCAATCGTCCTAACGATGAAGAACAACTGCACGGTGCCGTCGCACTTGCCGACAAACTTGGCGCGCCTCTGGTGGCGACCAACGATGTACGTTTCATCAAGCAGGAAGACTTCGCCGCCCACGAAACCCGCGTATGCATCGGTGAGGGCCGCGCCCTCGACGATCCGCGGCGTTCGAAGAATTACAGCGATCAGCAATACCTGAAAAGCGCCGAGGAAATGATCGAGCTGTTCAGCGATATTCCTGACGCGATTGAAAACACCGTCGAGATCGCCAAGCGCTGCAATATCGAAGTCAAACTGGGCACGCACTTTTTGCCCAACTTCCCGATTCCTGATGGTATGACCATCGACGAATACTTCCGTAAAGTCTCCTTCGACGGTCTCGAAGAACGCTTGTCGGTGCTGCTACCCAAAGACACCACCGAAGACTACGAAGCCAAGCGTCAGGTCTACGTCGACCGCTTGAATTTCGAGCTGGATATCATCATCCAGATGGGCTTCCCCGGCTACTTCCTGATCGTTATGGACTTTATCCAGTGGGCCAAGAACAACGGCGTACCGGTAGGTCCGGGCCGTGGGTCGGGTGCCGGGTCGCTGGTGGCCTACGTGCAGAAGATCACCGACCTCGACCCGCTGGAATACGACCTGCTGTTCGAACGTTTCCTTAACCCGGAACGGGTATCGATGCCCGACTTCGACGTCGACTTCTGCATGGACGGTCGTGACCGCGTGATCGATTACGTGGCCGAGAAGTACGGCCGCAACGCGGTAAGCCAGATCATCACCTTCGGTTCCATGGCCGCAAAAGCGGTGGTGCGTGACGTGGCGCGGGTGCAGGGCAAGTCCTATGGCCTGGCGGATCGTCTGTCGAAGATGATTCCGTTCGAAGTCGGTATGACCCTGGAAAAAGCCTACGAGCAGGAAGAAATCCTCCGTGACTTCATCAAGGTCGATGAAGAGGCTGCGGAAATCTGGGAGATGGCGCGCAAGCTCGAGGGCGTCGTGCGTAACGTCGGTAAACACGCTGGTGGTGTGGTGATCGCGCCGACCAAGCTGACCGACTTCTCGCCGATCTATTGCGATGAGGCCGGCGACGGTCTGGTAACCCAGTTCGACAAGGACGACGTTGAAGCGGCCGGTCTGGTGAAGTTCGACTTCCTCGGTCTGCGTACGCTGACGGTGATCGACTGGGCGCTGAAGACCATCAACCGCGACCGCGCCAAGGTCAACGAACCGCCGCTGGATATTGCGTTTATCCCGCTGGACGACAAACCGACGTACTCGTTGTTGCAGAAAGCTGAAACCACCGCGGTGTTCCAGCTTGAATCGCGCGGCATGAAAGAGCTGATCAAAAAGCTCAAGCCCGACTGCCTCGAAGACTTGATCGCACTGGTGGCCCTGTTCCGTCCGGGCCCGCTGCAGTCCGGCATGGTGGATGACTTCATCAACCGTAAGCACGGTCGCGCCGAACTGGCGTACCCGCACTCGGACTACCAGTACGAAGGCCTCAAGCCTGTTCTGGCGCCGACTTACGGCATCATCCTGTATCAGGAACAGGTGATGCAGATTGCTCAGGTCATGGCCGGTTACACCCTCGGCGGTGCAGACATGCTGCGTCGGGCGATGGGTAAGAAAAAACCCGAAGAAATGGCCAAGCAACGCGGCGGTTTCATTGAGGGTTGCAAGACCAACAATATCGACGCCGACCTCGCCGGTAACATTTTCGACCTGGTGGAAAAATTCGCCGGTTACGGCTTCAACAAGTCTCACTCCGCTGCTTACGGTCTGGTGTCGTACCAGACCGCTTGGCTGAAAACCCATTACCCGGCGCCGTTCATGGCCGCGGTACTGTCGGCGGACATGCACAATACCGACAAGGTCGTGACCTTGATCGAAGAAATTCGCACCATGAAGCTGCGCCTCGACGCGCCGGATGTGAATACTTCGGAATTCAAGTTCACGGTGAATGATGAGGGCCGGATCATCTATGGCCTGGGCGCGATCAAAGGCGTAGGCGAGGGGCCGGTTGAGGCGATCACTGAGGCGCGTCTGGCGGGGCCGTTCAAGGATCTGTTCGATTTCTGC
This region of Pseudomonas sp. R84 genomic DNA includes:
- the rnhB gene encoding ribonuclease HII; translation: MQMGLDFTLVAEVEELVAGVDEVGRGPLCGAVVTAAVILDPNRPILGLNDSKKLTEAKREKLYDEIIEKSLSWCIARAEVEEIDELNILHATMLAMQRAVAGLHIQPKLAMIDGNRCPQLPMRAEAVVQGDGKVPAIAAASILAKVSRDREMAAFELIYPGYGIGGHKGYPTPVHLEALVRLGPTPIHRRSFAPVRQAYEALEGLTQV
- the dnaE gene encoding DNA polymerase III subunit alpha; the encoded protein is MPASFVHLRLHTEYSLVDGLVRIKPLVKALTAMNMPAVAVTDQNNMCSLVKFYKNTMGAGIKPICGADLWLSNKDPDAPLSRLSLLVMNAKGYRNLTELISRGFIEGQRNGMIIVEREWVAEANEGLIMLSAAKEGEIGMAMIGGNPAEAEVLAREWMAVFPDRFYLEIQRTNRPNDEEQLHGAVALADKLGAPLVATNDVRFIKQEDFAAHETRVCIGEGRALDDPRRSKNYSDQQYLKSAEEMIELFSDIPDAIENTVEIAKRCNIEVKLGTHFLPNFPIPDGMTIDEYFRKVSFDGLEERLSVLLPKDTTEDYEAKRQVYVDRLNFELDIIIQMGFPGYFLIVMDFIQWAKNNGVPVGPGRGSGAGSLVAYVQKITDLDPLEYDLLFERFLNPERVSMPDFDVDFCMDGRDRVIDYVAEKYGRNAVSQIITFGSMAAKAVVRDVARVQGKSYGLADRLSKMIPFEVGMTLEKAYEQEEILRDFIKVDEEAAEIWEMARKLEGVVRNVGKHAGGVVIAPTKLTDFSPIYCDEAGDGLVTQFDKDDVEAAGLVKFDFLGLRTLTVIDWALKTINRDRAKVNEPPLDIAFIPLDDKPTYSLLQKAETTAVFQLESRGMKELIKKLKPDCLEDLIALVALFRPGPLQSGMVDDFINRKHGRAELAYPHSDYQYEGLKPVLAPTYGIILYQEQVMQIAQVMAGYTLGGADMLRRAMGKKKPEEMAKQRGGFIEGCKTNNIDADLAGNIFDLVEKFAGYGFNKSHSAAYGLVSYQTAWLKTHYPAPFMAAVLSADMHNTDKVVTLIEEIRTMKLRLDAPDVNTSEFKFTVNDEGRIIYGLGAIKGVGEGPVEAITEARLAGPFKDLFDFCARVDLKRINKRTLDGLIRSGALDRLGPYFHDEQKAYQANIDRNRAVLLTAMEEAIKAAEQTARTQDSGHSDLFGGLFVEEDADVYANHRKAKELTLKERLKGEKDTLGLYLTGHPIDEYEGEIRRFARQRIIDLKPARDTQTVAGMIIALRVMKNKKGDKMGFITLDDRSGRIEASLFSESFHAAQSLLQTDAMVVVEGEVSNDDFSGGLKLRVKRVMSMEDARTNLAESLRLKLQTQDLKGDQLRWLGDLLKRHRGACPVTMEYTSPDAKTLLQFGETWRIDPADALIQALRDQFGRDNVFLQYR